Proteins from a genomic interval of Pradoshia eiseniae:
- a CDS encoding YkvI family membrane protein — MNKQWMSVFQVAAVYVGTVIGAGFATGKEIYEFFTQYGLYGLLGIILAGYIFIRLGTKMMMIALKHDLKNYMEFNAWLFGSRLAIFINAIFMIMLIGVTGVMMAGAGGLFEEQLGFSKMGGMVFTAFLAVVVMSWGIHGLLSINTFVVPAMVMFNIILMIISLFTLKGVGHLLNMPDMVSVKAFLSPFSYTAFNLALTQAVLVPLATEIGDEKLIKRGANLGGILLALVLLSCHISLSSVNGLADINIPTAYVMKTVAPFLYGLYLFIIFGEIFTSLIGNAFGLERQLKKVTGLPSWSLYVFILSFCLLIGQIDYGPLISYLYPLFGYISLSFLILLMIKKE, encoded by the coding sequence TTGAATAAACAATGGATGAGCGTATTCCAAGTCGCTGCCGTGTATGTCGGAACCGTGATAGGTGCTGGTTTTGCAACAGGCAAGGAAATTTATGAATTCTTTACGCAATACGGATTGTACGGGCTGCTAGGAATCATTTTAGCTGGATATATATTTATCAGGTTGGGCACTAAGATGATGATGATTGCCCTTAAACATGATTTGAAGAATTATATGGAGTTCAATGCATGGCTGTTTGGTTCTCGCTTGGCCATTTTTATAAATGCCATTTTCATGATTATGCTTATCGGAGTGACAGGGGTGATGATGGCAGGTGCTGGTGGGCTTTTTGAGGAACAGCTTGGGTTCTCTAAAATGGGCGGGATGGTGTTTACGGCTTTTTTGGCTGTTGTGGTCATGAGCTGGGGGATTCATGGTCTGTTATCCATCAACACCTTCGTCGTCCCAGCGATGGTCATGTTTAATATTATTTTAATGATTATATCCCTTTTTACGCTGAAGGGAGTGGGTCATTTGCTGAATATGCCAGACATGGTTAGCGTTAAGGCTTTCCTATCACCGTTTTCTTATACAGCCTTCAATCTTGCTTTAACCCAAGCTGTTCTCGTTCCCTTGGCTACGGAAATTGGTGATGAGAAATTGATTAAAAGAGGCGCAAATTTAGGCGGAATTTTGTTAGCTCTTGTTCTCCTCAGCTGTCATATTTCATTATCATCTGTTAACGGGTTAGCGGACATTAATATCCCGACAGCGTATGTCATGAAGACGGTTGCTCCGTTTTTGTATGGACTATATTTATTTATCATATTTGGTGAAATCTTCACTTCACTGATCGGCAATGCTTTTGGGCTTGAGAGGCAATTAAAGAAAGTGACCGGGCTGCCATCATGGTCACTTTATGTTTTTATATTAAGCTTCTGCCTGCTCATTGGCCAAATTGATTATGGTCCGTTAATTTCGTACCTATACCCATTGTTTGGTTATATAAGTTTGTCTTTTCTAATCTTGCTGATGATCAAGAAGGAATGA
- a CDS encoding MarR family winged helix-turn-helix transcriptional regulator, with amino-acid sequence MVEPSQSLKLFVVMSKAYRAINDYTNKFIQKEGINPTEFAVLELLYHKGEQPLQHIGDKILLASGSITYVVDKLEKKGFLRRVACPTDRRVTYAQITEDGTEFLEGIFPAHQERIEEIMNVLSNEEKAIAIECMKKIGKATPAK; translated from the coding sequence ATGGTCGAACCAAGTCAATCACTAAAGCTCTTTGTGGTGATGTCTAAAGCTTACAGGGCGATTAATGATTATACAAATAAATTCATACAAAAAGAAGGGATAAACCCGACGGAATTCGCCGTGCTTGAGCTGCTGTATCATAAGGGGGAACAGCCGCTTCAGCATATTGGTGATAAAATTCTTCTTGCGAGCGGCAGTATAACTTATGTTGTTGATAAGCTTGAGAAGAAGGGTTTCCTTCGAAGAGTAGCTTGTCCAACTGACAGGCGGGTAACCTATGCGCAGATCACAGAAGACGGGACGGAATTTCTCGAAGGAATATTCCCGGCTCATCAAGAGCGGATTGAAGAGATTATGAATGTCTTATCAAATGAAGAGAAAGCCATCGCCATCGAATGCATGAAAAAGATAGGGAAGGCAACTCCAGCTAAATAA
- a CDS encoding aspartyl-phosphate phosphatase Spo0E family protein, translating to MKQANFVTLEADINIAREKMINYASEYGYLDQGTITLSRQLDQLINQYTRMKYNRT from the coding sequence GTGAAACAAGCGAATTTTGTCACTCTAGAAGCAGATATTAACATCGCGAGAGAGAAGATGATTAACTATGCTTCGGAATACGGATATTTAGATCAAGGAACGATCACTTTGAGCAGGCAGCTAGACCAGTTAATTAATCAATACACACGAATGAAATATAACCGAACCTAG
- a CDS encoding PAS domain-containing sensor histidine kinase, translating into MSDGQMTNLGEGLPKTKEENQKLRKEVQLWNHFYQFHSEAIIITDKDLNILSLNGRASKLYQQLGQVDRPRNLKDFFSSISSELVKFQVKKLLQHGYSFDKWTTFLQAAHPLEIELFAAADGKEDGEPEKFIYMLMVRDGTLLPSSIGNQNLYTDLINGISHSIVIHDGKGTILDINEAFANLMVKERYELLGKNFLELMTEESAHAFAESLGDLRTSKRCKGFFYVEMEGVEIQYQYKASYNLHSGLYYTIFSAVQKPVMSHASAHLIEEISALMEEAIIIVQKNGQIIHINEKASVLFGYPKSEIFQSHLSDLLGDEWVSVLKHTEGYSKVEINNNWPDGIVNELEISTKPIKGSGYLLLVGKPAVAAKKHDDGLLLQQDKFRGIFDGTFDGILIWREDGRIIDVNEPASDIIGLPHDRLIGQTFQDIFDLDPNQKKHLQRHLSLMAKNTQHNFVCELTCKNGQTKQLDFLSRPDIVNGVHLTVFRDITDKLKMEEQLKKSDTLNVVGELAAGIAHEIRNPMTALKGFIQLLEGSMKGEYDNYFQVITSELQRIETIITDFLILAKPQAVSYQIKQVNTVLSETLDLLSAQAAMLNIQFDIKYGELPLVHCEANQLKQVFINLIKNAIEAMPDGGIIEVSTELFFDNHILVSIQDHGIGIPKSVLKKLGEPFYTTKEKGTGLGLMVTYKIIEEHEGWIEVNSKEGEGTLFQLYLPIFHENA; encoded by the coding sequence TTGAGTGATGGTCAAATGACAAATTTGGGCGAAGGGTTGCCTAAAACCAAAGAGGAAAACCAAAAATTAAGAAAAGAAGTTCAGTTATGGAATCATTTTTATCAATTTCATTCAGAAGCCATTATTATCACAGATAAGGATTTAAATATTCTTTCTTTAAATGGCCGGGCGAGCAAGCTCTATCAGCAGCTAGGTCAAGTAGACCGTCCTAGGAACCTGAAAGATTTCTTCTCCAGCATTTCAAGTGAACTGGTGAAGTTTCAAGTGAAGAAACTACTTCAGCATGGCTATTCCTTTGATAAATGGACAACCTTTCTGCAAGCCGCACACCCTCTTGAAATTGAACTATTTGCCGCTGCTGACGGCAAGGAAGATGGGGAACCTGAAAAATTCATTTATATGCTTATGGTTAGAGATGGGACACTTCTTCCATCCTCAATCGGCAATCAGAATTTATATACCGATTTAATTAATGGCATTAGCCACTCCATTGTTATTCATGATGGAAAAGGCACTATTTTAGATATTAACGAAGCCTTTGCCAATCTCATGGTCAAGGAACGGTATGAATTGCTTGGGAAGAATTTTCTTGAACTCATGACAGAAGAGAGTGCGCATGCTTTTGCTGAAAGCTTGGGGGATTTGCGAACAAGTAAAAGATGTAAAGGTTTTTTTTATGTAGAGATGGAAGGAGTAGAAATCCAGTATCAGTATAAGGCAAGCTATAATCTGCATAGCGGATTGTATTATACGATATTTTCAGCGGTTCAAAAGCCTGTAATGTCTCATGCCTCTGCGCATTTAATAGAAGAAATATCTGCACTGATGGAAGAAGCCATCATCATTGTTCAAAAGAATGGGCAAATTATTCATATTAATGAAAAGGCCAGCGTGCTATTCGGCTATCCGAAATCTGAAATATTTCAATCTCACTTAAGTGATCTATTGGGTGATGAATGGGTTAGCGTGCTTAAACATACAGAGGGTTATAGCAAAGTAGAGATTAATAATAATTGGCCGGATGGAATAGTGAATGAGCTTGAAATTAGTACAAAACCTATCAAGGGTTCTGGATATCTCCTTTTGGTAGGCAAACCCGCAGTAGCAGCGAAGAAACATGACGACGGATTATTGCTCCAGCAGGATAAGTTTCGCGGAATTTTTGATGGAACATTTGATGGAATCTTGATTTGGCGGGAGGATGGACGAATTATCGATGTAAACGAACCGGCATCTGATATCATTGGTCTGCCTCATGATCGGCTGATTGGTCAAACCTTTCAAGATATTTTTGACCTTGACCCAAACCAAAAGAAACATTTACAGCGTCATCTTTCATTAATGGCCAAGAATACACAGCATAATTTTGTTTGTGAGTTAACCTGTAAGAATGGGCAAACAAAGCAATTGGATTTTTTGTCCCGGCCAGATATCGTGAATGGTGTTCATTTGACCGTGTTTCGTGATATCACGGATAAACTGAAGATGGAAGAGCAATTAAAAAAATCAGATACATTAAATGTGGTAGGAGAGCTCGCGGCAGGGATTGCCCATGAAATCCGCAATCCGATGACGGCGCTTAAAGGGTTTATTCAGCTGCTTGAAGGCAGTATGAAGGGGGAGTATGACAATTATTTTCAGGTCATCACCTCGGAATTGCAGCGAATTGAAACCATCATCACTGACTTTCTGATATTAGCTAAACCTCAGGCCGTTTCTTATCAAATTAAGCAAGTGAACACGGTCTTAAGTGAGACGCTTGATTTGTTGAGTGCGCAGGCTGCGATGCTTAATATTCAATTTGACATCAAATACGGCGAACTGCCGCTCGTGCATTGTGAAGCAAATCAACTGAAGCAGGTATTTATCAATCTGATTAAGAATGCCATAGAGGCTATGCCGGATGGAGGGATAATTGAGGTCTCGACTGAACTGTTCTTTGATAATCATATTCTAGTGTCAATACAAGATCATGGTATTGGCATTCCAAAGTCAGTTCTAAAAAAACTTGGGGAGCCCTTCTATACAACAAAGGAAAAAGGGACTGGGCTCGGTTTGATGGTTACATATAAGATAATTGAAGAGCATGAAGGCTGGATTGAAGTAAACAGTAAGGAAGGGGAGGGGACACTTTTTCAGCTATATCTCCCTATATTTCATGAAAATGCCTGA
- a CDS encoding thiamine pyrophosphate-dependent enzyme codes for MAENELMKAEQITTFESGNEMAAMAAAQINYHIMGYFPITPSTEIAQYLDVMKTRGEHDIKLIAADGEHGSAGICYGAATTGARVFNATSANGLMYMLEQLPVQAGTRFPMVMNLVTRAISGPLDIRGDHSDLYYALNTGWVILTARSPQAVYDMNIMALKISEHADVRLPVIVAYDGFFTSHQKRKVRYFSDRATVQQFVGECPSQFPHVDVNNPITIGAHMNGDDLTNNHYQQSNAMYRAGEIFKEVAKEYGELSGRSYEALDLYEMEDAEVAVFLLNSAAETAKDVVDRLRKQGVKAGVISPNIIRPFPKEEIKAALKDVKVLLVGERADSYGANGPNLTHEVKSALQEIKGNETLVLSRVFGLGGKDFYPEDAQSFFNEAIEALQTGEVQKTFDYHGVQPGQDDKAIKPILTPHTGDVYKTGLIQVTPDEETGKLKVRIPPIRALMEKPKRLAPGHGACPGCGIFPALELFFKGIEGDVVVLYQTGCAYVVTTAYPHSSHKQTMIHNLFQNGPATLSGTLEAFLEKKRRGEIAVSDEATFVMITGDGGMDIGMGSAIGTALRNHKLIMLEYDNEGYMNTGSQMSYSTPIGNMTSTTGVGKTQQGKAFHHKDTAQIMAATGIPYVFTASEAFPQDLIKKAAKAQWYAQNVGTVYGKILITCPLNWKSNERDGAKIMEAAVNSCFFPLYEVENGDTVITYNPDARKKRIELAEWLQYMGKTKHLLREENAHLLREFEEEVNKRWMKLQAKHEHPGL; via the coding sequence ATGGCAGAGAACGAATTAATGAAGGCAGAACAAATCACGACATTTGAATCCGGCAATGAAATGGCAGCCATGGCGGCTGCTCAAATCAACTATCATATTATGGGTTATTTCCCAATCACTCCCTCAACAGAGATTGCCCAATACTTGGATGTGATGAAAACAAGAGGAGAGCATGACATCAAGTTAATCGCAGCTGACGGTGAGCATGGATCTGCGGGAATTTGTTATGGGGCAGCGACCACTGGCGCCCGTGTCTTCAATGCAACAAGCGCGAATGGTCTCATGTACATGCTTGAGCAGCTTCCTGTTCAAGCCGGTACCCGTTTCCCGATGGTCATGAATCTTGTGACTCGTGCCATTAGCGGTCCGCTTGATATCCGCGGAGATCATTCAGATCTGTACTATGCCTTAAATACTGGATGGGTTATTTTGACTGCCCGCAGTCCTCAGGCAGTTTATGATATGAATATCATGGCACTTAAAATATCAGAGCATGCAGATGTCCGTCTGCCGGTCATCGTGGCTTATGACGGTTTCTTTACGTCTCATCAAAAGCGTAAAGTACGCTATTTCAGCGACCGTGCGACAGTTCAGCAATTTGTCGGGGAGTGTCCATCACAATTCCCGCATGTTGATGTAAATAATCCGATTACCATTGGTGCCCATATGAATGGCGATGACCTGACCAATAACCATTATCAGCAATCGAATGCGATGTACCGCGCAGGAGAGATATTTAAGGAAGTTGCGAAGGAATATGGGGAACTATCTGGCCGTTCGTACGAGGCACTAGATCTATATGAAATGGAAGATGCTGAGGTTGCGGTATTCCTCTTGAATTCAGCTGCTGAGACGGCAAAGGATGTTGTCGACCGCTTGAGAAAACAAGGGGTTAAGGCTGGGGTAATAAGCCCGAATATCATTCGTCCATTCCCTAAGGAAGAAATTAAAGCGGCCCTAAAAGATGTAAAGGTGCTTCTGGTCGGTGAACGAGCGGATTCTTATGGAGCAAACGGTCCGAATTTAACGCATGAGGTGAAATCGGCCCTCCAAGAGATCAAGGGGAATGAAACGCTTGTATTAAGTCGTGTATTTGGCTTGGGCGGGAAAGATTTCTACCCAGAAGATGCCCAGTCCTTCTTTAATGAGGCAATAGAAGCATTGCAAACGGGAGAAGTCCAAAAAACATTTGATTATCATGGTGTTCAACCTGGACAGGATGATAAAGCCATAAAGCCTATCTTAACGCCACATACAGGAGATGTTTATAAGACAGGCCTGATTCAGGTCACTCCAGATGAGGAAACCGGCAAGCTCAAGGTTCGCATTCCGCCAATACGCGCGCTTATGGAAAAGCCTAAACGACTGGCTCCAGGCCATGGGGCTTGTCCGGGCTGTGGGATTTTCCCTGCCCTTGAACTATTCTTTAAGGGCATAGAGGGGGATGTCGTCGTTTTGTACCAGACAGGGTGTGCCTATGTTGTTACAACAGCTTATCCGCATAGTTCGCACAAGCAAACGATGATACACAATCTGTTCCAAAATGGGCCAGCGACCTTGTCAGGTACATTAGAGGCATTCCTTGAGAAGAAACGCAGAGGTGAGATTGCGGTTAGTGATGAGGCGACCTTCGTTATGATTACTGGGGACGGAGGAATGGATATCGGCATGGGATCGGCAATTGGTACCGCACTTCGCAACCATAAGCTCATTATGCTTGAATATGATAATGAGGGTTATATGAACACAGGGTCCCAAATGTCCTATTCAACGCCAATCGGAAATATGACCAGTACGACAGGTGTCGGGAAAACACAGCAAGGGAAGGCATTCCATCATAAAGATACGGCTCAAATCATGGCGGCAACTGGCATTCCATATGTATTCACCGCTTCTGAAGCTTTTCCGCAGGATTTAATCAAAAAAGCGGCTAAAGCCCAGTGGTATGCTCAAAACGTCGGCACAGTCTATGGGAAGATTCTCATTACTTGTCCATTAAACTGGAAATCGAATGAGCGAGATGGAGCGAAAATTATGGAGGCAGCCGTAAATTCCTGTTTCTTTCCGCTTTATGAGGTGGAAAATGGAGATACTGTTATCACGTATAATCCTGATGCAAGGAAAAAACGAATAGAATTAGCGGAATGGCTTCAATATATGGGCAAAACGAAGCATTTGCTAAGAGAAGAGAATGCACATTTGCTGCGTGAATTTGAAGAAGAGGTTAATAAACGCTGGATGAAGCTGCAAGCTAAGCATGAACATCCGGGATTATAA
- a CDS encoding 2-oxoacid:acceptor oxidoreductase family protein, whose protein sequence is MTILPKKNKNGFYEIRLESIGGLGANLAGKMLAESGVLGSGFNGSNFASYGSEKKGSPVKSFIRFADADTEIRDHSPIEEPNVIGIFHEALYKMVDVVSGLQPDGIVLVNSIRNFDEIKEDLNLSYGTLAIVDALGIAVEEKTKVNTAMLGALFRICDFLDADSMKNVIKRTFERKYPHLVEPNIRTFERGYNEVQFKEYQVPSNAAAKSFTKPAPILGYETQVIGGTILAQGNSLLKDMSGSRQGFLPSWDQEKCIHCAACDTACPDFCFVWKEGEDKRGRKQMFLSGIDYQYCKGCLKCVDACPTSALAEMRETLGFAEENTVKHHHSLQEGSVE, encoded by the coding sequence ATGACCATACTGCCAAAAAAGAATAAAAATGGCTTCTATGAAATCAGGTTAGAGTCCATTGGAGGGCTTGGAGCAAATCTAGCCGGTAAAATGTTAGCGGAATCAGGGGTGCTTGGATCAGGATTCAATGGTTCAAACTTTGCCTCTTATGGATCTGAGAAAAAAGGCTCACCTGTGAAAAGCTTTATCCGTTTCGCAGATGCAGATACTGAAATCAGGGATCATAGTCCGATTGAAGAACCAAATGTCATTGGGATCTTTCATGAGGCTTTATATAAAATGGTGGATGTCGTCAGCGGCTTGCAGCCGGACGGAATTGTCCTCGTAAATTCAATCAGGAACTTTGATGAAATCAAAGAAGACTTGAATCTTTCTTATGGAACGCTTGCTATAGTGGATGCGCTTGGAATAGCCGTAGAGGAGAAAACAAAAGTTAATACAGCGATGCTTGGCGCATTGTTCCGTATTTGCGATTTCCTTGATGCAGATTCAATGAAAAATGTCATCAAAAGAACATTTGAAAGAAAATACCCTCATCTAGTTGAACCGAATATCCGCACGTTTGAGCGCGGGTATAATGAGGTGCAGTTTAAGGAATACCAGGTTCCATCAAATGCTGCAGCGAAGAGCTTTACTAAGCCAGCGCCTATCCTCGGATATGAAACACAGGTCATCGGCGGAACCATTCTCGCGCAAGGAAACAGTTTGCTAAAGGACATGAGTGGTTCGAGACAGGGGTTCCTTCCAAGCTGGGATCAAGAGAAATGTATTCATTGTGCCGCATGTGATACCGCATGTCCAGATTTCTGTTTTGTATGGAAGGAAGGAGAAGATAAGCGCGGCCGCAAGCAGATGTTCCTGTCTGGAATCGATTACCAATACTGCAAAGGCTGCCTAAAGTGTGTCGATGCGTGTCCGACAAGTGCTTTAGCAGAGATGCGCGAGACACTTGGATTCGCAGAAGAAAATACCGTAAAGCATCACCATTCTTTACAAGAAGGGAGTGTTGAATAA
- a CDS encoding acyltransferase family protein, which translates to MKERTCYFDNAKFILMVFVVFGHIIRTYINENELIYAIYSTIYTFHMPAFILVSGFFAKGFNKPGYIKKLTKKLILPYLIFQVVYTVYYYFLFDRSTFQIEPFNPNWALWFLLSLFFWNLMLFIYTKFKPATGLLIAVAIALGIGYVDSVSNFLSLSRTFVFFPFFLAGYHLKKEFFERLTSFKSRIIALVPFVILFICFYYFITVDSQWMLGSKPYSEMEGTASVISMFKRLGMFGLNAIMIISFMALVPRGQYFFTRWGTQTLYVYLLHGFFVRTFRFTGLKEYFTTVESYLLLAGIALLLTIILSSQFVASITQPFIELKWKNAKKMLHEWKYYAYFYKEKFSKIVND; encoded by the coding sequence ATGAAGGAAAGAACCTGCTACTTTGATAATGCAAAGTTTATCTTGATGGTTTTCGTTGTATTCGGGCATATCATTAGAACCTATATAAATGAAAACGAATTAATCTATGCCATCTACAGTACAATCTATACATTCCATATGCCGGCATTTATTCTTGTCTCCGGCTTTTTCGCTAAAGGCTTTAATAAACCGGGCTATATAAAGAAGCTGACAAAGAAATTAATATTGCCTTATTTAATTTTTCAGGTCGTTTATACCGTATATTATTACTTCCTTTTTGACCGTTCGACCTTCCAGATTGAACCGTTCAATCCAAATTGGGCTCTTTGGTTTCTGTTAAGCTTATTTTTCTGGAACTTGATGCTCTTCATTTATACGAAGTTCAAGCCGGCAACTGGATTATTGATTGCCGTTGCTATTGCCCTTGGCATCGGGTATGTCGATTCAGTTTCCAATTTCTTAAGCTTATCCAGAACATTTGTATTTTTTCCATTCTTCCTAGCCGGATATCATTTGAAGAAGGAATTCTTTGAACGTTTGACTTCATTTAAGAGCCGAATTATTGCTTTGGTGCCATTTGTCATCCTGTTTATTTGCTTTTATTATTTTATCACAGTCGACAGCCAATGGATGCTTGGCTCCAAACCATATTCAGAAATGGAGGGGACAGCTTCTGTCATTTCAATGTTCAAGAGGCTAGGTATGTTCGGACTGAATGCCATCATGATTATCAGTTTCATGGCTTTAGTTCCCAGAGGGCAATACTTCTTCACACGTTGGGGCACACAAACCTTATATGTTTACCTGTTGCACGGGTTCTTTGTAAGAACATTCCGCTTTACCGGCCTGAAGGAATATTTCACGACTGTTGAAAGCTATCTTTTGTTGGCTGGTATCGCACTCTTGCTGACGATTATTCTATCCAGCCAATTTGTTGCCTCCATCACCCAGCCATTTATAGAGCTAAAATGGAAGAATGCAAAGAAAATGCTGCACGAATGGAAATATTACGCTTATTTCTATAAGGAGAAATTCTCTAAAATCGTCAATGACTGA
- a CDS encoding B12-binding domain-containing radical SAM protein yields MKIIGTTLNAKYIHTNLALRYLKAYAAPDYNVEIVEYTIKDPVMNIVTDLYKRNPDVIGFSCYIWNMEEIKKVVTILKKVLPDVHIVLGGPEVTYDPFFWLREIPGVDFIVIGEGEATFKNLLAEIDGRKDFHQVQGIAFLEGTKPIITPPAAKVDLKTLPSPFRFEEDIPNLSKRITYIETSRGCPFNCQFCLSSIETGVRFFDRERIKDDIRFLMKNGAKTIKFMDRTFNISRSYALDIFDFLIAEHEPGCVFQFEITADIMKPEVIEYLNEKAPKGLFRFEIGVQSTNDYTNELVKRKQNFEKLKRTVTMIKDGAKVDQHLDLIAGLPEENYDSFRKTFNDVFEMRPEELQLGFLKMLRGTGLRQQAKQWDYQYMDQAPYEIVSNNVMPFTDIIRIKQVEDVLEKYWNDHRMDLGVEYLVSTVYSSPFDFFQEFGSYWEEMNWSRIGHQPEDLFKRLAEFNEKTHPESQEMLLSLLKIDYLKKLSFKPRKPWWVSSMTKQEKSPYYQAAIKEPERVSPEFAELHLNEKDMYKHVLIEEIDFDYHHYLKTGEYRTQKNLLLAYFNPKEGGSKLFITKPDNLLLQNV; encoded by the coding sequence ATGAAGATAATTGGAACAACACTGAATGCCAAATATATTCACACGAATTTGGCTCTTCGCTATTTAAAAGCCTATGCTGCACCAGATTATAATGTTGAAATTGTTGAATACACAATCAAAGACCCAGTCATGAATATAGTCACAGACCTATATAAGAGAAATCCAGATGTTATCGGGTTCAGCTGCTATATTTGGAATATGGAAGAAATCAAAAAGGTCGTCACAATCTTGAAGAAAGTACTGCCTGATGTCCATATTGTACTCGGCGGACCTGAGGTTACCTATGATCCTTTCTTCTGGCTTAGGGAAATACCGGGAGTTGATTTCATAGTCATAGGGGAAGGAGAAGCAACATTTAAGAACTTGCTTGCGGAAATTGACGGCAGAAAAGACTTCCATCAAGTTCAAGGTATCGCTTTTCTGGAAGGCACCAAGCCAATCATCACACCTCCAGCAGCAAAAGTGGACTTAAAAACCTTGCCGTCTCCTTTCCGTTTTGAAGAGGATATTCCGAATCTATCCAAACGGATTACGTATATTGAAACAAGCAGAGGCTGCCCTTTCAATTGCCAGTTCTGTCTGAGCTCAATCGAAACAGGCGTCCGATTCTTTGACCGCGAACGAATTAAAGATGATATTCGATTCCTTATGAAAAATGGCGCGAAAACCATTAAATTCATGGACCGAACCTTTAACATCAGCCGCAGTTATGCGCTTGATATCTTTGATTTCCTCATAGCTGAGCATGAGCCAGGCTGTGTCTTCCAATTTGAAATTACGGCTGATATCATGAAGCCTGAAGTCATCGAATACTTGAATGAGAAAGCACCAAAAGGTTTGTTCCGCTTTGAGATCGGTGTTCAATCAACAAACGATTACACAAACGAGCTGGTTAAACGGAAGCAGAACTTCGAAAAGCTGAAGCGTACGGTAACCATGATCAAGGACGGGGCCAAAGTCGACCAGCATCTGGACTTGATTGCGGGACTCCCTGAAGAAAATTATGATTCCTTCCGAAAAACCTTTAATGATGTATTTGAGATGAGACCTGAGGAACTGCAACTTGGATTCTTGAAAATGCTTCGTGGTACGGGTCTGCGCCAACAGGCGAAGCAATGGGATTATCAATACATGGACCAGGCACCATATGAGATTGTCAGCAATAATGTAATGCCGTTTACCGACATTATTCGCATCAAACAGGTTGAAGATGTCCTTGAAAAGTATTGGAATGACCACCGTATGGACCTTGGTGTTGAATATCTGGTCAGTACGGTATATTCTTCCCCATTCGATTTCTTCCAAGAGTTCGGTTCCTATTGGGAAGAGATGAACTGGTCAAGAATCGGCCACCAGCCAGAGGATTTGTTTAAGCGTCTCGCTGAATTCAATGAGAAAACTCATCCAGAGAGTCAAGAAATGCTTCTATCCTTGCTAAAGATTGATTATCTCAAGAAGCTCTCCTTTAAACCGCGGAAGCCTTGGTGGGTGTCTTCCATGACAAAACAGGAGAAATCACCCTATTACCAGGCTGCGATTAAAGAGCCTGAGCGAGTGAGCCCGGAATTTGCTGAGCTTCATTTAAATGAGAAGGATATGTATAAGCATGTCTTAATTGAGGAAATTGATTTTGATTACCACCATTACCTCAAAACGGGTGAATACCGTACACAGAAAAACCTGCTGCTTGCTTATTTTAATCCAAAAGAAGGCGGTAGCAAGCTCTTTATTACGAAACCAGATAATCTTCTCTTACAAAACGTATAG
- a CDS encoding alpha/beta-type small acid-soluble spore protein, with translation MTSRNKLLVPGVQEMLDQYKYEIAAEFGVTLGSDTVARANGSVGGEITKQLVKLAQSQMSGKTK, from the coding sequence ATGACAAGCCGAAATAAATTGCTTGTTCCAGGTGTCCAAGAGATGCTTGACCAATATAAATATGAAATTGCTGCTGAATTTGGAGTGACCTTAGGTTCTGATACCGTAGCACGAGCGAACGGATCTGTTGGCGGAGAAATAACCAAGCAGCTTGTGAAACTTGCTCAATCGCAAATGTCCGGAAAAACTAAATAA